The following proteins are co-located in the Polymorphospora rubra genome:
- a CDS encoding alkaline phosphatase family protein translates to MSRLFMLGIDGLPPATLRRFVEEGILPNCAKLFADAACLEVTPTLPALTSPGWQTIASGAHPGTLGISNILLPTLGRAPDHIRNGFDRSLSRGEYLWEVLAAEGEPAIVMKYPGSWPPKVEADHLIQVDGAGGYADITCSFEEVSSTCYSCGFEIPTSQAQGCCSVPHGYDDHWRVDSATASGWTPVVARDPLNWTGLPAGAAPGFETVLTLTPAGQRRRRLLHALAHTRDGQPRLLVSTTKDGGDRITELAVGQWSDWIHDESGRGSYAYRLKLLELDVERRVLRLYRSEGHRTTGFTRPGPVADDLLREVGPVAEWTGTFDFMNGLIDLDTQLEIYDRHTRWVEDALRQLAGRRPWRGAFVHWHVVEYAHHIAGAALDPDHPRHDLDQERYLSFLRDTYRLLDRLVGTVAELVDVDDTLALVSDHGHDTVHSLFFINDFLRERGFLATGPDDTIDWSRTRAYGLFPGLILANTTSRWSGGIVAEEEVEPLRQELTAALRSLVDPRTGRPVVSAVLGPTELRAYGQHGEAAPDLFFAMDKGYEPATRLRHDAPALFELTIPGAELTSGHGSFHPTSASAATLALIRNPELRGGSVGRYPVAMVDLAPTFAALMGVRPPQGCDGRPLDFHACGLTIKESAE, encoded by the coding sequence GTGTCCAGGCTGTTCATGCTCGGTATCGACGGGCTCCCACCCGCGACCCTGCGCCGCTTCGTCGAAGAGGGCATCCTGCCCAACTGCGCGAAACTCTTCGCCGACGCGGCGTGCCTCGAGGTCACCCCCACGCTGCCGGCCCTGACCTCGCCCGGATGGCAGACCATCGCCTCCGGCGCCCACCCGGGCACCCTCGGGATCAGCAACATCCTGCTGCCGACGCTCGGCCGGGCGCCCGATCACATCCGCAACGGCTTCGACCGGTCGCTGTCGCGCGGCGAATACCTCTGGGAGGTGCTCGCCGCCGAGGGCGAGCCGGCGATCGTGATGAAGTATCCCGGCAGCTGGCCCCCGAAGGTCGAGGCGGACCACCTGATCCAGGTCGACGGCGCGGGCGGGTACGCCGACATCACCTGCTCCTTCGAAGAGGTCTCCTCCACCTGCTACTCCTGCGGGTTCGAGATACCCACCTCGCAGGCCCAGGGCTGCTGCTCGGTCCCGCACGGCTACGACGACCACTGGCGCGTCGACAGCGCCACCGCCTCGGGCTGGACCCCGGTCGTCGCCCGCGACCCGCTCAACTGGACCGGACTTCCCGCCGGTGCGGCGCCCGGCTTCGAGACCGTACTCACCCTCACCCCGGCCGGGCAGCGCCGCCGGCGGCTGCTGCACGCGCTGGCCCACACCCGGGACGGGCAACCCCGGCTGCTGGTCAGCACCACCAAGGACGGGGGCGACCGGATCACCGAACTCGCCGTCGGCCAGTGGTCCGACTGGATCCACGACGAGTCCGGCCGGGGCAGCTACGCCTACCGGCTGAAGTTGCTGGAACTCGACGTCGAGCGCCGGGTGCTCCGGCTCTATCGCAGCGAGGGGCACCGCACCACCGGCTTCACCCGCCCCGGACCGGTCGCCGACGACCTGCTGCGCGAGGTCGGGCCGGTCGCGGAGTGGACCGGCACCTTCGACTTCATGAACGGTCTCATCGACCTCGACACCCAGCTCGAGATCTACGACCGGCACACCCGGTGGGTCGAGGACGCACTGCGGCAACTCGCCGGTCGGCGACCGTGGCGGGGCGCCTTCGTGCACTGGCACGTCGTCGAGTACGCCCACCACATCGCCGGTGCCGCACTCGACCCTGACCACCCGCGACACGACCTCGACCAGGAGCGCTACCTGTCGTTCCTCCGCGACACCTACCGGCTGCTCGACCGGCTGGTGGGCACGGTCGCCGAACTGGTCGACGTCGACGACACCCTGGCCCTGGTCAGCGACCACGGCCACGACACCGTCCACAGTCTCTTCTTCATCAACGACTTTCTGCGCGAGCGGGGCTTCCTCGCCACCGGGCCGGACGACACCATCGACTGGTCCCGAACCCGGGCGTACGGCCTGTTCCCGGGGCTGATCCTGGCCAACACGACCAGCCGGTGGTCCGGTGGAATCGTCGCCGAGGAAGAGGTCGAGCCGCTCCGGCAGGAACTCACCGCGGCACTGCGGTCGCTCGTCGACCCGAGGACCGGCCGCCCCGTCGTCAGCGCCGTGCTCGGCCCGACCGAGCTGCGGGCGTACGGCCAGCACGGCGAGGCCGCCCCCGACCTGTTCTTCGCGATGGACAAGGGATACGAACCGGCGACCCGGCTACGGCACGACGCACCGGCGTTGTTCGAACTGACCATCCCGGGCGCCGAACTGACCAGCGGCCACGGATCGTTCCACCCCACCTCCGCGTCGGCGGCGACGCTGGCCCTGATCCGCAACCCCGAGCTGCGGGGCGGATCGGTCGGTCGCTATCCGGTGGCGATGGTGGATCTGGCTCCGACATTCGCCGCGCTGATGGGTGTCCGACCGCCGCAGGGCTGCGACGGCCGGCCGCTCGACTTCCACGCCTGCGGCCTGACCATTAAGGAAAGCGCGGAATGA
- a CDS encoding gamma carbonic anhydrase family protein, whose product MPNPRDSLAGRVGHVDRPDQPTEVDGDLTTSVFRRSIRGRSPQVSVDAYVAPTAVLAGDVRVLAGAVVLDGAVVTAESAPVVIGEEAIVMENAVVRGAGRHPVDIGGHTLIGPGAHVTGARIGAECMVATRASVFNGAVIADGVLVAVGAIVHVGTVLPEGSVVPMQHIAVGDPVQVLPPHEADAAHDLVDRIGFTAVAFDHDTTGLDLRQCMSWLCGVYAPALRRTHAP is encoded by the coding sequence ATGCCGAATCCGCGCGATTCCCTGGCCGGGCGGGTCGGCCACGTGGACCGCCCGGACCAGCCCACCGAGGTCGACGGCGACCTCACGACGAGCGTCTTCCGACGGTCGATCCGGGGTCGATCGCCGCAGGTGAGCGTCGACGCCTACGTGGCGCCGACCGCCGTGCTCGCCGGTGACGTACGGGTCCTGGCCGGTGCGGTCGTCCTCGACGGTGCCGTCGTGACGGCCGAGTCCGCTCCGGTCGTCATCGGCGAGGAAGCCATCGTGATGGAGAACGCGGTCGTACGAGGTGCCGGCCGGCATCCGGTCGACATCGGCGGACACACCCTGATCGGCCCGGGCGCACACGTGACGGGAGCCCGGATCGGCGCCGAGTGCATGGTCGCCACCCGGGCGAGCGTGTTCAACGGCGCCGTGATCGCGGACGGTGTCCTGGTCGCCGTCGGGGCGATCGTGCACGTCGGAACGGTCCTGCCGGAAGGCTCCGTGGTGCCGATGCAGCACATCGCCGTGGGCGACCCCGTCCAGGTCCTCCCGCCGCACGAGGCGGACGCCGCGCACGACCTGGTCGACCGCATCGGGTTCACCGCCGTCGCCTTCGACCACGACACCACCGGCCTCGACCTGCGGCAGTGCATGTCCTGGCTCTGCGGTGTCTACGCCCCCGCACTCCGCCGTACCCACGCGCCGTGA